The genomic window AGAGATTTGATTTAGCTTTTGACGAGCTTGTTGATCATCCATAATTGGCGAGGATTTTAGCAAGATATGGCGTGCTTTTACCTCAGTGACAGAGATGGTTTTATTTGCCGTGTCAATATCATTAACTTTTAGAATATGATAGCCAACACCTGAACGAATTGGCCCAACAATATCCTCTTTTTTGGCATTTTTAATTTGTTCAGCGAAAACAACGGGTAGCTCTTGTAAACGGGACCAACCCATATTACCGCCTTTCAATGCTTGTGGATCAGCTGAATAAGCAATGGCTAGTTTACCGAAGTTAGTTCCTTTTTGCAGCTCATCCATAATTTTAGCAACAATAGCATCAGCTTGATGCAGTTGCTCTTGAGTTGGATTCTCTGGTAATGGGATCAAAATATGGCTTAAATTAACATTTGCCTCATAGTCAGCTTGGCTGCTGATTTGCTTGGCTAGTGATTCAACTTCTTGCGGTAAAATGGTTATACGACGTCTAACTTCATTATTACGCACTTCAGCAAGTAGCATCTCCTTACGGATTTCACCACGGTATTTTGCCATATCAATGCCATCAGCTGTTAGGCGAGATTGCATTTGCTGTAATGTTAAGCCATTTTGACGGGCAATATCAGTAATGGTCGCATTAACCGCCTCTTCTGGAAT from Providencia sneebia DSM 19967 includes these protein-coding regions:
- the surA gene encoding peptidylprolyl isomerase SurA; this encodes MKNWKTLILGLMFASSTALAAPQQIDKVAAIVNNGVVLESDVQNMLNTVKMNARNAGQQVPDDQTLRHQILERLITDNIMLQMASQMQISIPEEAVNATITDIARQNGLTLQQMQSRLTADGIDMAKYRGEIRKEMLLAEVRNNEVRRRITILPQEVESLAKQISSQADYEANVNLSHILIPLPENPTQEQLHQADAIVAKIMDELQKGTNFGKLAIAYSADPQALKGGNMGWSRLQELPVVFAEQIKNAKKEDIVGPIRSGVGYHILKVNDIDTANKTISVTEVKARHILLKSSPIMDDQQARQKLNQISQDIRSGKMTFEDAAKEFSEDPGSALKGGELGWNMPDVYDPAFRDALMKLNKGEMSQPVPSNFGWHLIQLEDTRNVDKTDAAQKDQAYRLLFNRKFNEEAQSWQQEQRAEAYVNIVDERDNSSNVEKSQ